Proteins encoded in a region of the Thunnus thynnus chromosome 8, fThuThy2.1, whole genome shotgun sequence genome:
- the r3hdm4 gene encoding R3H domain-containing protein 4, producing the protein MVVLTDNNEEQDYILIEERKCSSLPSSPAKRVSPTKKKQFFINQAIRNSDLTPRAKGKKSLRRQENTRFLANLLEKDECSKDDLEVCSNPAIPSIFTEACTNGNYVEPWNDFMNCSGEEQERLLSLLEQEDAKKKNANRLLKDQRNVNPAFTAQDCFQRIDRRLRATLKRKQIPMGTLEVLEEHLLSFFNAQPHSVYTTNLASSFERLLLHAVCQYMDLVSASTDYNGSRQTEVVNKQEEFLPPGLLLSAYLEQMS; encoded by the exons ATGGTCGTTTTGACAGATAACAATGAAGAACAGGATTATAT CCTGATAGAGGAGCGTAAATGCAGCTCCCTGCCCAGCTCTCCCGCCAAACGAGTGTCTCCCACCAAAAAGAAGCAGTTCTTTATCAATCAAGCCATCCGCAACTCTGACCTCACTCCCCGAGCCAAAGGCAAGAAGAGCCTCCGCCGACAGGAGAACA CGCGCTTCCTTGCTAATCTTCTTGAGAAGGATGAGTGCTCCAAAGATGATCTGGAGGTTTGCAGTAATCCGGCCATCCCATCCATCTTCACTGAAGCCTGCACCAACGGAAACTACGTCGAG CCTTGGAATGACTTCATGAATTGCTCTGGTGAGGAGCAGGAGAGGCTGTTGTCTCTGCTCGAGCAGGAGGATGCCAAGAAGAAAAATGCCAACCGGCTCCTTAAAGACCAGAGGAATG TAAATCCTGCCTTCACTGCTCAGGACTGCTTCCAGAGAATCGATCGAAGGCTGCGAGCGACTCTGAAACGAAAACAAATCCCCATG GGAACTCTGGAAGTGCTTGAGGAACACCTTCTGAGCTTCTTCAATGCTCAACCTCACTCAGTTTACACAACCAACCTCGCCAGCAG CTTTGAGAGACTGCTGCTTCACGCCGTCTGCCAGTATATGGACCTCGTCTCTGCAA GCACCGACTACAATGGGTCACGTCAGACTGAAGTGGTGAACAAACAAGAGGAGTTCCTGCCTCCCGGCCTCCTGCTGTCTGCCTACCTGGAGCAGATGAGCTGA
- the LOC137187608 gene encoding uncharacterized protein, with protein sequence MWKEKKTRAEKLGKHEPDTCPMIVGEMMISAPRMRTVKSKEQIKLTTSNSRSTTGKVTTTCEKSGNIMRLCVNLMPVLASAKEPVEEEEKEEENTCMNGKEPETSSKNKLAEEIHADPNVSHTGLTLDRTTETKQPLSPRFVLPPITQPKPPPECRDCQKTKNCQTLLPPISLSEQTTIISPNMMAKGCGGDRPVAGQASDSRPWIDNPLSSKSRSAEFRLPDISLSSLEALLQTVTQKLGRKRGGGDGRPQRRFQSDHLLMVEHCLSERRVGQQTERCAEEGKLKKIPAVSGTSAGGWSVNKRRSVPPLCFAPKPTLILTMTKKNLLTPNTLQ encoded by the exons AtgtggaaagaaaagaagacaagagCAGAAAAACTAGGAAAACATGAACCAGACACATGTCCGATGATTGTGGGTGAAATGATGATATCAGCTCCCAGGATGAGGACTGTAAAGTCAAAAGAGCAGATTAAACTTACCACATCGAACAGCAGATCCACTACAGGCAAGGTTACTACTACATGTGAAAAATCAGGGAATATAATGAGGCTTTGTGTCAACTTGATGCCTGTTTTGGCCTCAGCTAaggagcctgtggaggaggaggagaaagaagaggagaataCCTGTATGAATGGAAAGGAACCAGAAACCAGCAGCAAAAATAAATTGGCTGAAGAGATACATGCTGATCCAAATGTCTCTCACACAGGAttaactttggacagaaccaCAGAAACCAAACAACCATTGAGTCCTCGGTTTGTTCTGCCACCGATAACTCAACCTAAACCACCTCCCGAGTGTCGTGATTGTCAAAAGACTAAGAACTGCCAGACACTCTTACCTCCCATCAGTTTATCTGAGCAAACTACAATCATCTCTCCAAACATGATGGCTAAAGGCTGTGGAGGTGACCGACCAGTTGCTGGACAAGCATCAGACAGCAGGCCCTGGATAGACAATCCTCTGTCCTCTAAAAGT CGGTCTGCGGAGTTTCGTCTTCCTGACATCTCCTTGTCCAGTCTGGAGGCTCTGCTGCAGACGGTCACACAGAAACTGGGGAGGAAACGTGGAGGCGGTGACGGAAGACCACAGAGACGCTTCCAGTCTGACCACCTCCTCATGGTCGAACACTGTCTCAGTGAGAGGAGGGTCGGGCAGCAGACTGAACGCTGCGCTGAGGagggaaaactgaaaaaaat TCCAGCAGTATCAGGCACATCAGCGGGAGGATGGAGTGTCAACAAGCGGCGGAGCGTCCCTCCTCTCTGCTTCGCACCGAAACCAACGCTCATCCTCACTATGACCAAGAAAAATCTCCTGACTCCCAACACGCTTCAGTGA